The following coding sequences are from one Rutidosis leptorrhynchoides isolate AG116_Rl617_1_P2 chromosome 11, CSIRO_AGI_Rlap_v1, whole genome shotgun sequence window:
- the LOC139874668 gene encoding uncharacterized protein — protein sequence MSLSSSSDSWVWMGDGNKQYSVSTVRNLIDCHYFAPFSFATYWSNLIPIIVKVFIWRLRLHRLAYKASLIRRNVHIADLNCVWYGNEVESEEHIFLNCNISKQVWSGIASWLQIDLPFWQSIDILWIWIDNFPNSKNHRVIVQAIFIAALWNLWRLRNSYAFNDQKFSKSHV from the coding sequence ATGTCTCTTTCTTCTAGTTCTGACTCGTGGGTTTGGATGGGTGACGGTAACAAACAATATTCGGTTTCAACAGTTCGGAATCTAATTGATTGCCATTATTTTGCACCTTTTTCTTTCGCTACATACTGGAGTAACTTGATTCCTATTATAGTTAAAGTATTTATATGGCGTCTTCGGTTACATCGATTAGCTTATAAAGCTAGTTTAATTCGACGAAATGTTCATATAGCGGATCTGAATTGCGTTTGGTATGGCAATGAGGTAGAGTCGGAGGAGCACATTTTCTTAAATTGCAATATCAGCAAGCAGGTTTGGTCAGGTATCGCATCTTGGTTACAAATTGATCTCCCTTTTTGGCAGTCAATCGATATTCTTTGGATATGGATTGATAATTTTCCAAACTCAAAGAACCATCGTGTCATTGTTCAGGCTATTTTCATTGCGGCTCTGTGGAACCTGTGGAGACTTCGTAATAGTTACGCTTTCAACGATCAAAAGTTTTCGAAATCACATGTGTAA